The Acidobacteriota bacterium genome has a segment encoding these proteins:
- the carA gene encoding glutamine-hydrolyzing carbamoyl-phosphate synthase small subunit — translation MNAILALDDGRVWRGRGFGAEAEVVGEVVFNTSMTGYQEILTDPSYCGQIVTMTYPLIGNYGVNDEDQESRRVFAEGFIVRELSRTYSNWRAGESLDEYLKKAGVPGISDIDTRSLVRHIRERGSMRGCLSTSQTDEQAVTERARSAPEMIGSDLASVVTCREPYVWTDDQSHAYGSPRLLHPNAKDGAKNAPRFHVVAYDFGLKHNSLRNLAALGCRVTVVPAHTSAEDVIAMKPDGVWLSNGPGDPEPLTGVVTNLKRLIGRYPIFGICLGHQLMGLAFGGRTYKLPFGHHGGNQPVKDLTTGRVEITAQNHGFAVDADSLPADCEITHINLNDNTVEGLRHRSLPVYSVQYHPEAGPGPHDPSHLFDTFVVTIEQHSRPKSEL, via the coding sequence CTGAACGCAATCCTAGCACTCGATGACGGAAGAGTATGGCGAGGCCGCGGCTTCGGCGCCGAAGCCGAAGTTGTCGGCGAAGTGGTATTCAACACTTCGATGACCGGCTATCAGGAAATCCTCACCGATCCTTCTTACTGTGGGCAAATCGTGACGATGACCTATCCGCTCATCGGAAACTACGGCGTAAACGACGAAGACCAGGAGTCGCGCCGCGTGTTTGCCGAAGGCTTCATCGTGCGCGAGCTGTCGCGCACCTATTCGAACTGGCGCGCCGGCGAGTCGCTCGATGAATACCTAAAGAAGGCCGGTGTCCCCGGCATTTCCGACATCGACACACGCTCGCTCGTTCGGCACATCCGCGAGCGTGGCTCGATGAGAGGATGTCTTTCCACTTCCCAGACCGACGAACAAGCTGTGACCGAGCGAGCTCGCAGCGCGCCCGAGATGATCGGGTCAGATCTCGCCTCGGTAGTCACATGCCGCGAGCCTTATGTGTGGACCGACGATCAATCCCATGCTTATGGCTCGCCGCGACTGCTTCACCCAAACGCCAAAGACGGCGCAAAGAACGCCCCGCGCTTTCATGTGGTCGCGTATGACTTCGGCTTGAAGCACAACAGCCTTCGCAACCTCGCGGCGCTCGGCTGTCGCGTGACCGTGGTCCCCGCTCACACTTCTGCTGAAGACGTGATCGCGATGAAGCCCGATGGTGTGTGGCTGTCCAACGGCCCGGGCGATCCCGAGCCGCTGACCGGCGTTGTGACCAATCTGAAAAGGCTGATCGGCCGCTACCCGATCTTTGGCATTTGTCTTGGGCATCAACTTATGGGTCTCGCGTTCGGCGGCCGCACTTATAAACTGCCGTTCGGGCATCACGGCGGGAACCAACCTGTGAAGGACCTGACCACCGGGCGGGTGGAGATCACGGCACAGAATCACGGGTTCGCTGTTGATGCCGACTCGCTTCCTGCCGATTGCGAAATCACGCACATCAACTTGAATGACAATACGGTCGAAGGTCTCAGGCACCGAAGCCTTCCGGTTTATTCGGTTCAGTATCACCCGGAGGCAGGGCCTGGCCCGCACGATCCATCGCACCTTTTTGACACATTCGTCGTCACTATAGAGCAACACTCTCGGCCCAAGTCTGAGCTTTAA
- a CDS encoding serine hydrolase domain-containing protein — protein sequence MLYRFQKHTTSLMAVLVLLVASVQAQQTQGLPADKLEKIEKAITAQMSRQGIPGLSIAVVVDHKLRWSNGYGTADVENFVPSKATTAYRLGSISKPITAAAVMQLVERGKLDLDAPIQKYCPAFPAKQWPVTARLLLGHVAGVRHYKGEAEYGSTRHYNSVVEGLDMFKDDPLLFEPGTKYSYTTHGFAVLGCAVEGASGMSFPDYVRENVFKPAAMDRIRVDNVADIIPNRAQGYVKTQSGELHNSGLADTSYKIPGGGFISTVEDLARFAIAMQTGALVKKETLNQMWTSLKTRDGKETSYGLGWRVDERNGMKEVQHGGAQQRVSTMLYTIPEKGLAVVLMTNLEGIGGGLASLSRQIADIVLK from the coding sequence GTGCTCTATCGATTTCAAAAACACACTACTTCATTGATGGCGGTCTTGGTTCTTCTGGTCGCTTCCGTCCAGGCTCAACAAACGCAAGGTCTCCCTGCCGACAAGCTCGAGAAGATCGAGAAAGCGATCACCGCGCAGATGTCGCGGCAGGGGATACCCGGACTCTCAATAGCTGTCGTAGTCGATCACAAGCTTCGATGGTCGAACGGCTACGGGACCGCGGATGTCGAGAACTTTGTTCCCTCGAAAGCGACTACGGCATATCGGCTCGGCTCGATATCGAAGCCGATCACCGCAGCGGCGGTTATGCAATTGGTTGAGCGTGGCAAGCTAGATCTGGATGCGCCGATTCAAAAGTACTGCCCGGCGTTTCCCGCAAAGCAATGGCCAGTCACCGCCCGGCTCCTGCTTGGTCACGTGGCCGGCGTCCGTCACTACAAAGGCGAGGCCGAGTACGGCAGCACTCGTCACTACAACAGCGTTGTCGAAGGACTCGACATGTTCAAGGACGATCCGCTTCTGTTCGAGCCAGGCACAAAGTATTCCTACACGACTCACGGTTTCGCTGTTTTAGGTTGCGCAGTCGAAGGCGCTTCAGGAATGAGTTTTCCAGACTATGTGCGTGAAAACGTCTTCAAACCGGCGGCGATGGATCGCATTCGAGTAGACAACGTCGCGGACATCATTCCGAATCGCGCGCAAGGCTATGTGAAGACTCAAAGCGGCGAGTTGCACAACTCCGGCCTGGCCGATACCAGCTACAAGATTCCCGGTGGAGGTTTCATCTCTACTGTAGAAGACCTGGCCAGGTTCGCGATCGCAATGCAGACCGGCGCGCTTGTGAAGAAGGAAACGCTCAACCAAATGTGGACATCGCTTAAGACTCGCGACGGCAAGGAGACAAGTTACGGATTGGGATGGAGAGTGGACGAGCGAAACGGAATGAAGGAAGTGCAACACGGCGGCGCTCAACAGCGAGTGAGCACTATGCTGTACACGATTCCCGAAAAGGGATTGGCCGTTGTGCTGATGACGAACCTTGAAGGAATCGGCGGCGGACTAGCGAGTCTTTCGAGGCAGATTGCTGACATTGTGCTCAAGTAA
- a CDS encoding DUF5615 family PIN-like protein: MKLLLDTCVWGGVAVELRAAGYDVVWSGDWSEDPGDDETLARAYDEDRVLVTLDKDFGELAIVFGKPHCGIVRLVSLGARQQSTVCLRVLALHGTGLESGAIVTASPGRVRIRPAKGIEEAD, from the coding sequence ATGAAACTCCTCCTCGACACATGTGTCTGGGGTGGCGTTGCCGTAGAGCTTAGAGCGGCGGGCTACGACGTCGTCTGGTCGGGCGACTGGTCAGAAGACCCCGGGGACGATGAGACATTGGCGAGAGCCTACGACGAGGACCGCGTCTTGGTGACGCTGGACAAGGACTTCGGTGAGTTGGCGATCGTGTTTGGGAAACCTCATTGCGGCATAGTGCGACTCGTAAGCCTTGGCGCAAGGCAACAGTCAACTGTCTGTCTTCGAGTGCTTGCTTTGCACGGGACCGGCTTGGAATCAGGGGCCATCGTGACGGCCTCACCAGGGCGGGTGCGAATACGTCCGGCGAAGGGGATCGAAGAGGCTGATTGA
- a CDS encoding tyrosine-protein phosphatase, whose product MKPRKITRRSLQAGLLALAVNLIATAPAVAQSAHSFPNIRVKNFGQLDERFYRGALPKEGDFKDLAALGIKTVIDLQDEPVSYEKRAAEAAGMRYVNIPMSDSRPPREEQIEQFLKLANDPATGTFYVHCLGGRHRTGVAGAVYRMNKYGWDFDQAYKEMKDFDFYTRWGHGALKDYVMDYAGNLKSIEVSAGHSSVNK is encoded by the coding sequence ATGAAACCTCGAAAAATCACGCGAAGGAGCTTGCAGGCAGGATTGCTTGCGTTGGCAGTCAACCTGATCGCCACTGCGCCGGCAGTCGCCCAGTCTGCGCACAGCTTTCCAAACATAAGAGTCAAGAATTTCGGCCAGCTCGACGAACGCTTTTATCGAGGCGCGCTGCCCAAAGAGGGAGACTTCAAGGACCTTGCTGCGTTGGGTATCAAGACAGTTATTGATTTGCAGGATGAACCAGTCAGCTATGAAAAGCGCGCCGCCGAAGCCGCAGGAATGCGCTACGTCAACATTCCAATGAGCGATTCCAGACCTCCGCGAGAGGAGCAGATCGAACAGTTCTTGAAGCTTGCAAATGATCCGGCAACCGGAACGTTCTACGTGCATTGCCTGGGCGGCCGTCACCGAACCGGCGTGGCAGGCGCCGTCTACCGCATGAACAAGTACGGATGGGATTTCGATCAGGCTTACAAAGAAATGAAGGACTTTGACTTCTACACGCGCTGGGGTCACGGCGCGCTGAAAGATTACGTGATGGACTACGCCGGAAACCTAAAGTCGATCGAGGTGTCGGCAGGCCACTCGAGCGTCAACAAATAA
- a CDS encoding transferrin receptor-like dimerization domain-containing protein yields the protein MHRHTLKTITGIVASFVIALNGLAPTVAAQTNGKARSLRGFTDANSAVESNWEEKMRALPKPELLREYMKHLSAEPHHTGSAYDKQNAEWIRDKFKSWGINAKLEEFEVLFPTPTERVLEMLEPTHFRARLKEPAIAEDPDSGDANQLPTYNAYSIDGDVTGQLVYVNYGVPADYEELAKLGVDVKGKIVIARYGGSWRGIKPKVAAEHGAIGCLIYSDPKDDGYYQGDVFPQGPYRPEQGAQRGSVMDMPIHPGDPLTPGWGAVKGARRIPREQAEVITKIPVLPISYGDALPMLRELTGPVAPDAWRGALGITYHIGGGPARVRLKVSFDWSMKTLYNVIARIEGGAYPDEWVISGNHHDAWVNGAEDPTSGMVTVLETGRALGELLKQGWRPKRTIIMCAWDGEEQGLLGSTEWVETHADELKQKAVAYLNSDSTGKGRLNVGGSHSLERFINEVARDVQQPGAKRSVWDAMKERRVEQARTDEDKKELNERADLRIGALGSGSDYTPFLQHLGIASMNTGFGGDGGGGIYHSVYDSFAWYIKFGDPTFEHGRALSQVNGTIVMRLASADVLPFEFTNLADTIGRYVDEIYKLTMGGKRQRDIDLSPLKSAVKSLGESARRYEDALGRASASGFKQVKQAKSLNQLLYQSERKLTSEQGLPRRPWFRHQIYAPGFYTGYGVKTIPGVREAIEEKNWNEVEPGVKNASAAIQSLASQIEAAARLLEGK from the coding sequence ATGCACCGTCACACGCTCAAGACAATCACCGGCATAGTTGCGTCTTTCGTCATCGCTCTCAACGGTCTGGCTCCCACAGTTGCAGCACAGACAAACGGGAAGGCCCGCTCGCTCCGCGGGTTCACCGACGCCAACTCGGCGGTCGAGAGCAACTGGGAAGAGAAAATGCGCGCCCTTCCCAAGCCGGAGCTTCTGCGCGAGTACATGAAGCACCTGTCGGCCGAGCCTCATCACACCGGCTCGGCTTATGACAAGCAGAACGCTGAGTGGATTCGCGACAAGTTCAAGTCATGGGGAATCAACGCCAAGCTCGAAGAGTTCGAGGTGTTGTTCCCGACTCCGACCGAGCGTGTGCTCGAGATGCTTGAGCCCACACACTTCCGCGCAAGGCTTAAAGAGCCGGCAATCGCCGAAGACCCGGACTCGGGCGATGCGAATCAACTCCCGACCTACAACGCTTATTCCATAGACGGCGATGTGACCGGGCAGCTTGTCTATGTGAACTACGGCGTGCCTGCCGACTACGAAGAGCTCGCGAAGCTTGGAGTCGACGTAAAAGGCAAGATAGTGATCGCGCGCTACGGCGGGAGCTGGCGCGGCATCAAGCCCAAGGTGGCCGCCGAGCACGGTGCGATCGGCTGCTTGATCTATTCCGATCCTAAAGACGACGGCTACTATCAAGGAGACGTTTTCCCTCAAGGACCTTATCGGCCCGAGCAAGGCGCCCAGCGTGGATCGGTGATGGATATGCCAATTCATCCGGGCGATCCGTTGACGCCCGGCTGGGGCGCGGTCAAAGGCGCGCGGCGAATCCCTCGCGAACAAGCCGAGGTCATAACCAAGATCCCAGTGCTGCCCATTTCATACGGAGATGCATTGCCGATGCTTCGCGAGCTGACCGGCCCGGTTGCTCCCGATGCGTGGCGCGGCGCGTTGGGCATCACTTATCACATCGGCGGCGGACCTGCGCGTGTGCGCTTGAAAGTCTCCTTCGATTGGTCGATGAAGACACTCTACAACGTGATCGCAAGAATCGAGGGCGGCGCCTATCCCGATGAGTGGGTCATCTCGGGGAATCATCACGACGCGTGGGTCAACGGCGCGGAGGACCCCACCAGCGGAATGGTGACGGTGCTGGAAACAGGCCGCGCGCTGGGCGAGCTGCTCAAGCAGGGCTGGCGGCCAAAGCGCACGATCATCATGTGTGCATGGGACGGCGAAGAGCAAGGACTGCTGGGCTCGACTGAATGGGTTGAGACTCACGCCGATGAGCTCAAGCAAAAGGCAGTGGCATATCTCAACTCGGACAGCACCGGCAAGGGGCGGCTGAACGTTGGTGGGTCGCATTCGCTTGAGCGCTTCATCAACGAAGTCGCGCGCGATGTGCAGCAGCCGGGCGCCAAGAGGTCTGTCTGGGACGCGATGAAGGAGCGCCGCGTCGAGCAAGCGCGAACCGACGAAGACAAGAAAGAGTTGAACGAGCGCGCGGACCTTCGCATCGGCGCGCTGGGTTCGGGCTCGGACTACACGCCGTTTCTTCAGCACCTGGGAATCGCCTCGATGAATACGGGTTTCGGCGGGGATGGCGGGGGCGGCATTTATCACTCGGTCTACGATTCGTTCGCCTGGTACATCAAGTTCGGCGACCCGACGTTTGAGCACGGCCGCGCGCTGTCTCAAGTGAACGGCACGATCGTGATGCGGCTTGCGAGCGCTGACGTGCTGCCTTTTGAGTTCACTAATCTGGCGGACACGATAGGCCGCTACGTGGATGAAATCTACAAGCTCACGATGGGAGGAAAGCGGCAGAGAGATATCGACCTCTCGCCTTTGAAGTCGGCCGTGAAATCGCTCGGTGAAAGCGCCCGCAGGTATGAAGATGCACTTGGAAGAGCTAGCGCGAGCGGCTTCAAGCAGGTGAAGCAAGCTAAGTCGCTCAACCAACTGCTCTATCAATCCGAGAGGAAGCTGACCAGTGAGCAAGGCCTCCCCCGGCGGCCGTGGTTCAGACATCAGATTTACGCGCCGGGCTTTTACACCGGCTACGGCGTGAAGACGATTCCAGGAGTGCGCGAAGCGATCGAAGAAAAGAATTGGAACGAGGTCGAGCCGGGGGTCAAGAATGCGAGCGCGGCGATTCAGTCACTCGCGTCGCAGATCGAGGCGGCGGCCCGGTTGTTGGAAGGCAAGTAA
- a CDS encoding type II toxin-antitoxin system VapC family toxin: MATVTYDTSAIIAYKPTEFPSGFLMSVVVIQELTAGAADKSEVQQWDAARRAYEKAGALLVPTGEDWWLAGKVLNSLLRGLKSKSGGRTPRLSASEKQRIVRDVLIARTVRRAGALLVTENLRDFKMIRRFCAVRVISGADYFGRRSQ; the protein is encoded by the coding sequence ATGGCGACCGTTACATACGACACATCAGCGATAATAGCGTACAAACCCACCGAATTCCCTTCCGGTTTCCTTATGTCTGTTGTAGTGATTCAGGAGCTGACTGCAGGAGCTGCAGATAAGTCAGAGGTTCAACAATGGGACGCTGCACGACGCGCCTACGAGAAAGCGGGAGCACTGCTGGTCCCGACGGGCGAAGACTGGTGGTTGGCAGGGAAAGTGCTCAATTCGCTCTTGCGAGGTCTGAAGTCTAAATCCGGCGGCCGAACGCCCCGGCTCTCCGCATCCGAAAAGCAGCGCATCGTTCGCGATGTGTTGATTGCACGCACGGTGCGTCGCGCCGGCGCTTTGCTGGTGACCGAGAATCTGCGCGACTTTAAGATGATCAGGCGCTTCTGCGCCGTTCGTGTGATCAGCGGAGCGGACTATTTTGGTCGCAGATCTCAGTGA
- a CDS encoding M24 family metallopeptidase, with protein MIKSLAHRFGILVLMFSVSLLAPISLAQTPKPVPPLREQAETQQQWLKLRLERVLPKLMRKHGVQMWLVICREYNEDPVFFSLVSPTMFAARRRTIYVFFDGGEEKGIERLALGGGSNGGLYAVYRDPEVEGREIYGEGQWVLLKKLIAERKPATIAINISHTHAFSDGLSAGEHEKLESTLGPEYLKRIVRAENLALEYVEMRLPEMLPIYRRMMETVHSLIGRAFSNEVITPGKSTDQDVVWWLRQQVNNLGLGTWFHPSVRVQKSSKTGVNLLAEDAPTVIERGDVLHVDFGITAMRLNTDTQHMGYVLRDGETDVPAGIKRALANANRLQDLLMERIKPGRSGNEVLMDTLAAMKAEGINGSIYTHPIGDHGHGAGPLIGLWDRQQGVPGRGDVLVLPGTWFSIELSATTPVREWGNKDLWVGAEEDAVIDESGRASWVLKRQTEYHLIK; from the coding sequence ATGATCAAGTCTCTCGCTCACCGGTTCGGCATACTCGTCCTGATGTTTAGCGTTTCGCTCCTCGCACCTATCTCACTCGCACAAACTCCTAAGCCCGTCCCGCCGCTGCGCGAACAAGCCGAAACCCAACAGCAATGGTTGAAGCTTCGCCTGGAGCGCGTGCTGCCGAAGCTCATGCGCAAGCACGGCGTGCAGATGTGGCTGGTGATCTGCCGCGAATACAACGAAGACCCGGTGTTCTTCTCGTTGGTGTCGCCGACTATGTTTGCAGCGCGCCGCCGCACAATCTATGTCTTCTTCGATGGAGGCGAAGAGAAGGGCATCGAGCGATTGGCGCTCGGCGGAGGTTCGAACGGCGGGCTGTACGCAGTCTATCGCGATCCCGAAGTCGAGGGCCGCGAAATTTACGGGGAAGGTCAATGGGTGCTGCTCAAGAAGTTGATCGCAGAGCGTAAGCCCGCGACCATCGCGATCAACATCTCGCATACCCACGCGTTCTCGGACGGCTTGTCGGCAGGCGAACACGAAAAACTCGAAAGCACGCTCGGGCCTGAGTATTTGAAGCGAATCGTCCGGGCTGAGAATCTCGCGCTTGAATACGTTGAGATGCGCTTGCCTGAGATGCTGCCAATCTATCGCCGGATGATGGAGACTGTTCACTCGCTGATCGGCCGCGCGTTTTCGAATGAAGTCATCACGCCGGGAAAGTCTACGGATCAAGACGTCGTTTGGTGGCTGCGTCAGCAGGTGAACAACCTGGGACTCGGCACGTGGTTTCATCCTTCGGTGCGAGTTCAAAAGTCATCTAAAACCGGCGTGAATCTGCTCGCAGAAGACGCCCCCACGGTGATCGAGCGCGGCGATGTTCTGCACGTCGACTTCGGGATTACCGCGATGCGATTGAACACCGACACGCAGCATATGGGTTACGTGTTGCGCGACGGCGAGACCGATGTCCCAGCCGGAATCAAGCGCGCACTTGCAAATGCGAATCGGCTACAGGATTTGTTGATGGAGCGAATAAAGCCAGGCCGCTCGGGCAATGAAGTGCTGATGGACACGCTCGCGGCGATGAAGGCTGAAGGAATCAACGGATCGATTTACACTCATCCGATCGGCGATCACGGCCACGGCGCGGGACCGCTTATTGGCTTGTGGGATCGTCAGCAAGGCGTTCCCGGACGCGGCGACGTGTTGGTGCTGCCCGGCACATGGTTTTCGATCGAGCTTTCCGCAACCACGCCCGTGCGAGAGTGGGGTAACAAAGACCTGTGGGTAGGGGCAGAAGAAGATGCCGTCATAGATGAGTCGGGCCGCGCATCGTGGGTGCTCAAGCGTCAGACCGAATATCACTTGATCAAGTAG
- a CDS encoding DUF433 domain-containing protein produces the protein MEEAELLKRITVNPQIFSGKPIIRGRRLAVEHVLGMLAAGDTQETILEGYPWLEAEDIQACLAYAHRLVGHERIEPLLVESGA, from the coding sequence ATGGAAGAAGCAGAACTACTCAAACGCATAACGGTGAACCCCCAAATCTTCAGCGGCAAACCGATCATTCGCGGACGACGGCTTGCCGTCGAGCACGTGCTGGGCATGCTCGCTGCCGGCGACACCCAAGAAACCATCCTTGAAGGCTACCCGTGGCTTGAAGCTGAGGACATTCAGGCCTGTCTGGCTTACGCGCACAGGCTGGTTGGTCACGAGCGCATAGAGCCACTTCTTGTCGAGTCGGGTGCATGA
- a CDS encoding prolyl oligopeptidase family serine peptidase, giving the protein MEYKNFVRSTAMFLLAMVLTQLGFVVSAQEHKTPPVTRVDNVAETLHGVTITDSYRWLEDQNSPDTRAWISAQNKYTAATLGALPIRTKIRERLTQLLKIDTIGVPRARANRYFFSKRRADQNQPVLYIRNGFNGKDEVLLDPNTMSTDQMTSVGIQDISEDGKLMVYGVRQGGEDEVSVKLMDVDTRKDLPDRLPKGRIGVSLKPDKSGFYYSRFTNNVGGRIFYHAMGSDVSKDVEVFGKGYGPQVFVGASVSPDGHYLFLVASHGSAGDKTELYFQDLTTNGPITPIVNDINAGFMTDIAGDHLYLLTNWNAPNRHIFDVDLKKPTRDNWREVVPEGPSVISGVSAVGGKLFVSYLENVAATIKVFDPSGKQVREIAFPTLGSSSGMIGDWDRDEGFYTFSSFAQPTTIYRYSVASGKQEVFARINVPVQSDQIEVKQVWYESKDKTRVPMFLVYKKGLKLDGNNPVFLTGYGGFNVTLTPSFSSLAAYWAESGGVYALPNLRGGGEFGEKWHKAGMLANKQNVFDDFIGAAEWLIKNKYTNPSKLAISGGSNGGLLVGAAMTQRPGLFQAVVCSYPLLDMVRYQSFLVARFWVPEYGSSENAEQFKYIHAYSPYQHVKKGEKYPAVLFVTGDADTRVAPLHARKMTALVQASTGSDRPVLLHYNTKAGHSGGLPVSQIIEDQTDELSFLFWQLGVMGK; this is encoded by the coding sequence TTGGAATACAAGAATTTTGTCCGATCTACTGCGATGTTCCTGCTTGCGATGGTTCTGACACAACTTGGTTTTGTAGTTTCCGCCCAGGAGCACAAGACTCCGCCCGTGACCCGGGTTGATAACGTCGCGGAAACGCTTCACGGCGTTACCATCACGGATTCGTATCGATGGCTCGAAGACCAGAACAGCCCCGATACGCGAGCGTGGATCAGCGCCCAAAACAAGTACACCGCGGCTACGCTCGGAGCTCTGCCGATTCGAACCAAGATTCGCGAACGCCTGACACAACTGCTGAAGATCGACACCATCGGCGTTCCGAGAGCGCGCGCCAACCGCTACTTCTTTTCGAAGCGTCGCGCTGATCAGAACCAGCCGGTCTTATACATCAGAAACGGATTCAACGGGAAAGATGAAGTGTTGCTCGATCCGAACACGATGAGCACCGATCAAATGACGTCGGTCGGGATTCAAGATATCTCAGAAGACGGCAAGCTGATGGTGTACGGCGTGCGGCAAGGCGGAGAAGATGAAGTCTCCGTTAAGCTGATGGACGTCGATACTCGCAAGGATCTTCCCGACCGATTGCCAAAGGGCCGCATAGGAGTTTCGCTCAAGCCTGACAAGAGCGGCTTCTATTATTCGCGATTCACTAACAACGTTGGCGGGCGCATCTTCTATCACGCGATGGGCTCGGATGTTTCAAAGGATGTGGAAGTCTTCGGCAAAGGGTACGGTCCCCAGGTCTTCGTAGGAGCAAGTGTGTCGCCCGATGGCCATTATCTTTTCCTGGTCGCGAGCCACGGGTCCGCGGGCGATAAGACTGAGCTTTACTTCCAGGACCTCACGACCAACGGTCCGATCACGCCAATCGTCAACGACATCAACGCAGGCTTCATGACGGACATCGCCGGCGATCATTTGTACCTGCTGACTAACTGGAACGCGCCCAATCGTCACATCTTCGACGTCGATTTGAAGAAACCCACGCGCGATAACTGGCGCGAGGTTGTTCCCGAAGGCCCTTCCGTGATCAGTGGTGTTTCGGCGGTCGGCGGCAAGTTGTTCGTTAGCTATCTCGAGAACGTCGCCGCCACGATCAAGGTGTTTGATCCGTCCGGCAAGCAGGTTCGCGAGATTGCTTTCCCGACGCTCGGCAGCTCGAGCGGGATGATCGGCGACTGGGACCGCGACGAAGGCTTTTACACCTTCAGCTCGTTCGCTCAGCCGACCACCATTTATCGCTACTCAGTGGCCTCGGGTAAGCAGGAAGTGTTTGCGCGCATCAACGTACCGGTACAGAGCGATCAGATCGAAGTGAAGCAAGTCTGGTATGAATCGAAAGACAAGACCAGGGTCCCGATGTTTCTGGTTTACAAGAAAGGTCTGAAGCTCGACGGGAATAATCCGGTGTTTCTCACCGGCTACGGCGGCTTCAACGTGACGCTCACGCCAAGCTTCTCGTCGCTCGCGGCGTACTGGGCCGAGAGCGGAGGAGTCTACGCGTTGCCGAATCTGCGCGGCGGGGGCGAGTTTGGTGAGAAATGGCACAAGGCGGGAATGCTCGCGAACAAGCAGAACGTTTTTGACGACTTCATCGGCGCCGCTGAATGGCTGATCAAGAACAAGTACACGAATCCTTCGAAGCTCGCGATATCGGGCGGCTCGAACGGCGGCTTGCTTGTTGGAGCGGCGATGACTCAACGGCCCGGTTTGTTTCAGGCGGTGGTGTGCTCTTACCCGCTGCTGGACATGGTTCGCTATCAGAGTTTTCTGGTGGCGCGGTTTTGGGTTCCCGAGTACGGCTCGTCGGAAAACGCCGAGCAGTTCAAGTACATTCACGCCTACTCGCCTTACCAACACGTAAAGAAAGGCGAGAAGTACCCGGCGGTGCTGTTCGTCACCGGCGACGCGGACACGCGAGTGGCTCCGCTTCATGCGCGCAAGATGACGGCGCTCGTGCAAGCGTCGACCGGATCAGACCGGCCGGTGCTCTTGCATTACAACACAAAGGCTGGTCACTCGGGTGGCTTGCCGGTGAGTCAGATAATCGAAGATCAGACGGATGAGTTGAGCTTCTTGTTCTGGCAGTTGGGAGTGATGGGTAAATAA